Proteins encoded by one window of Rhodobacteraceae bacterium IMCC1335:
- the nuoH gene encoding NADH-quinone oxidoreductase subunit NuoH, which produces MADFLTTPGGIALTIVAQCLAVLGFVMVSLLFLVYGDRKIWAAVQMRRGPNVVGVFGLLQTVADALKYVVKEIVVPAGADKTVFFLAPLISFVLAMVAWAVIPFNDGWVLANINVAILYVFAISSLEVYGVIMGGWASNSKYPFLGSLRSAAQMISYEVSIGLIIIGVIISTGSMNFGDIVAAQDGAYGFFSWYWLPHLPMVFLFFISALAETNRPPFDLPEAESELVAGYQVEYSSTPFLLFMAGEYIAIFLMCALTSLLFFGGWLSPIPGIPDGVLWMVGKMAFFFFMFAMVKAITPRYRYDQLMRIGWKVFLPMSLAWVVIVAFFAKFELFGGAYARWMIGG; this is translated from the coding sequence ATGGCTGATTTTCTCACAACTCCAGGCGGTATTGCGCTAACCATCGTGGCGCAATGTCTCGCGGTTTTGGGCTTTGTTATGGTCAGTCTGCTCTTTCTTGTATACGGAGATAGAAAGATTTGGGCGGCCGTACAGATGCGCCGCGGCCCTAATGTGGTTGGCGTGTTTGGTCTGTTGCAAACAGTCGCGGATGCGCTGAAATACGTTGTGAAAGAAATCGTGGTGCCCGCGGGCGCCGATAAAACGGTTTTTTTCCTTGCGCCGCTGATTTCTTTTGTGTTGGCGATGGTAGCCTGGGCGGTGATCCCGTTCAATGATGGCTGGGTCTTGGCCAATATCAACGTTGCTATTCTATATGTTTTCGCGATTTCTTCGCTTGAGGTCTATGGCGTTATCATGGGGGGCTGGGCCTCGAATTCAAAATATCCGTTTTTAGGCTCATTGCGCTCAGCAGCGCAGATGATTTCTTATGAAGTGTCGATCGGCTTGATTATCATTGGGGTTATTATTTCAACGGGATCCATGAATTTTGGCGATATTGTTGCAGCGCAAGACGGTGCTTATGGGTTCTTCAGCTGGTATTGGTTACCGCATCTGCCCATGGTGTTTTTGTTTTTCATCTCTGCATTGGCAGAAACAAATCGCCCGCCCTTCGATCTGCCGGAAGCTGAATCAGAATTGGTGGCTGGCTATCAAGTTGAATATAGCTCGACGCCATTCCTGTTGTTTATGGCAGGCGAATATATTGCGATTTTCCTGATGTGCGCGCTGACCTCATTATTATTCTTCGGGGGCTGGTTGTCACCAATCCCAGGAATTCCCGATGGAGTTTTATGGATGGTCGGCAAAATGGCATTCTTCTTCTTCATGTTCGCCATGGTGAAGGCGATTACGCCGCGCTATCGCTATGATCAATTGATGCGGATCGGCTGGAAAGTCTTTTTGCCGATGTCGTTAGCCTGGGTTGTTATTGTAGCGTTTTTTGCAAAATTTGAGCTGTTTGGCGGCGCTTATGCCCGCTGGATGATAGGGGGTTAA
- the nuoI gene encoding NADH-quinone oxidoreductase subunit NuoI produces MSQIDYTRAAKYFLLADVFTGLKLGLKYFFKPKATLNYPHEKGPLSPRFRGEHALRRYPNGEERCIACKLCEAVCPAQAITIDAEPRDDGSRRTTRYDIDMTKCIYCGFCQEACPVDAIVEGPNFEYATETREELFYNKDKLLENGDRWEAEIARNLELDAPYR; encoded by the coding sequence ATGAGCCAGATAGATTATACACGCGCCGCGAAGTATTTTTTGCTTGCCGATGTGTTTACCGGATTGAAGCTTGGCCTGAAATATTTCTTCAAACCAAAGGCAACGCTAAACTACCCTCATGAAAAAGGCCCTTTATCGCCACGGTTTCGCGGAGAGCATGCGCTGCGACGCTATCCAAATGGCGAAGAACGCTGCATCGCTTGTAAGCTTTGCGAAGCGGTTTGCCCCGCGCAAGCGATTACCATCGATGCAGAACCGCGCGATGATGGCAGCCGACGCACCACCCGCTACGATATCGATATGACCAAGTGCATTTACTGCGGCTTTTGCCAAGAGGCCTGCCCGGTTGATGCCATCGTGGAAGGGCCAAATTTTGAGTATGCAACCGAAACCCGCGAAGAGCTTTTTTATAATAAAGATAAATTGCTTGAAAACGGCGATCGTTGGGAAGCAGAAATTGCACGCAATCTTGAGTTGGACGCGCCGTACCGATGA
- a CDS encoding NADH-quinone oxidoreductase subunit J: MSVVGFAFYLFALCTVTGGLFTVVSRNPVHSVLWLILTFLSSAGLFVLLGAEFVAMLLVIVYVGAVAVLFLFVVMMLDVDFAELKAEMAQYLPLGLLIGLVLLMQLSMALGVWSVADTAEAARAAVTPAETHNTVALGLLIYDQYFLLFQLAGLILLVAMIGAIVLTLRHRKDVKRQDVLAQMYRDPALAMELKDVKPGQGL, from the coding sequence ATGAGCGTGGTTGGATTTGCATTCTATCTGTTTGCGTTATGTACGGTGACAGGCGGGCTGTTTACCGTGGTAAGCCGAAACCCAGTGCATTCTGTGTTATGGCTTATCTTAACATTTTTATCATCTGCTGGATTGTTCGTATTGCTTGGCGCCGAGTTTGTGGCGATGCTTTTGGTCATTGTCTATGTTGGCGCTGTTGCGGTTTTGTTTCTCTTCGTCGTGATGATGTTGGATGTTGATTTTGCTGAATTAAAGGCGGAGATGGCGCAATACTTGCCGCTTGGCTTGTTAATCGGTTTGGTTTTGTTGATGCAGCTGTCGATGGCGCTTGGCGTGTGGAGCGTTGCTGACACGGCTGAGGCGGCGCGGGCAGCTGTGACTCCAGCAGAGACGCATAACACCGTGGCGCTTGGTTTGCTGATTTATGATCAGTATTTCTTGCTCTTCCAATTGGCGGGTCTGATCCTGTTGGTGGCGATGATCGGGGCGATCGTTTTGACCTTGCGCCACCGCAAGGATGTAAAGCGGCAAGATGTTTTGGCACAAATGTATCGCGATCCAGCATTAGCGATGGAATTGAAAGACGTAAAACCGGGGCAGGGGCTTTAA
- the nuoK gene encoding NADH-quinone oxidoreductase subunit NuoK, which yields MIGLEHYLTVAASLFVIGIFGLFLNRKNVIILLMSIELMLLAVNINLVAFSSFLGDLVGQVFTLFVLTVAAAEAAIGLAILVSFFRNRGTIAVEDVNVMQG from the coding sequence ATGATTGGTTTAGAACATTATCTAACAGTGGCGGCCTCGCTTTTTGTGATAGGTATTTTTGGTTTGTTTTTAAATCGAAAAAACGTGATTATTTTGTTGATGTCGATCGAGCTGATGCTGCTTGCTGTGAACATCAATCTGGTTGCTTTTTCGAGTTTTTTGGGCGATTTGGTCGGACAGGTTTTTACGCTTTTCGTGTTGACGGTCGCCGCCGCAGAAGCTGCGATTGGTCTGGCGATTTTGGTCAGTTTCTTTCGCAATCGCGGCACCATCGCCGTTGAAGACGTCAACGTGATGCAAGGATAG
- the nuoL gene encoding NADH-quinone oxidoreductase subunit L, giving the protein MVKLILFAPLIGALIGGFGWKIIGETAAQYVTTGLLFLACALSWIVFLGFDGETQIIQIFRFIESGSLSTDWAIRLDRLTAIMLIVVTSVSALVHLYSFGYMDHDPQWNEDESYKPRFFAYLSFFTFAMLALVTSDNLIQMFFGWEGVGVASYLLIGFYYRKPTANAAAIKAFVVNRVGDFGFALGIFGLFYLTDSVSFTEVFAAAPKLAETQIHFLWREWNAANLLAFLLFIGAMGKSAQLFLHTWLPDAMEGPTPVSALIHAATMVTAGVFLVCRMSPLMEYAPEAMAFVTFLGASTAFFAATVGLVQNDIKRVIAYSTCSQLGYMFVAAGVGVYSVAMFHLFTHAFFKAMLFLGAGSVIHAMHHEQDMRNYGGLRKKIPYTFAAMMIGTLAITGVGIPLTHIGFAGFLSKDAVIESAWAGTSGGYAFWMLVFAAMLTSFYSWRLIFLTFYGEARGDHHTHEHAHESPKVMLIPLGVLALGAVFSGMVWYSSFFGDHASVNRFFGIPEHHVSEKDHGHDVGHDQGDGAQADKADTHAKKADGHAVQAQAPIGAIYIRADNHVMDEAHHAPVWVKISPFIAMLIGFVTALWFYIWDPAMPARLAANQRPLYLFLLNKWYFDEIYDVLFVKPAKALGRLLWKRGDGKIIDGTLNGIALGFIPMVTRLAGRAQSGFIFTYAFAMVIGIVVLVTWMSFTGGGN; this is encoded by the coding sequence ATGGTAAAGCTCATTCTTTTTGCGCCCTTAATTGGAGCCTTGATTGGCGGGTTCGGCTGGAAAATAATCGGTGAAACCGCCGCTCAATACGTGACAACTGGTCTGTTGTTTTTGGCTTGCGCCCTAAGCTGGATTGTCTTTTTGGGATTTGATGGTGAAACGCAAATCATTCAAATATTTCGCTTTATCGAAAGCGGAAGCTTAAGCACAGATTGGGCGATCCGGTTGGATCGGCTGACAGCGATCATGTTGATCGTCGTCACCTCTGTGTCTGCTTTGGTGCATCTTTACAGCTTTGGATACATGGATCATGATCCGCAATGGAATGAGGATGAAAGCTATAAACCCAGATTTTTTGCTTATTTGTCTTTCTTCACATTCGCGATGCTTGCGCTTGTCACATCTGACAATCTTATTCAGATGTTTTTTGGCTGGGAAGGCGTTGGTGTAGCCTCGTATCTTTTGATCGGGTTTTATTATCGTAAACCAACGGCCAATGCTGCGGCAATCAAAGCTTTTGTGGTGAACCGGGTTGGGGATTTTGGCTTTGCATTGGGCATTTTCGGCTTGTTTTATTTGACCGATAGCGTGTCTTTTACCGAGGTGTTTGCCGCTGCGCCAAAGCTAGCCGAAACACAAATTCATTTTTTATGGCGGGAGTGGAATGCCGCCAATTTACTAGCGTTCTTGCTGTTTATCGGTGCGATGGGCAAATCGGCCCAGCTGTTTTTGCACACATGGCTTCCCGATGCGATGGAGGGGCCAACCCCGGTTTCTGCGCTTATTCATGCGGCCACCATGGTTACAGCGGGTGTATTTTTGGTGTGTCGGATGTCACCTTTGATGGAATACGCGCCCGAAGCGATGGCATTTGTGACTTTTCTTGGCGCTTCAACAGCCTTTTTTGCTGCCACTGTTGGTCTGGTTCAAAACGATATCAAGCGCGTCATTGCCTATTCAACCTGTTCGCAGCTTGGCTATATGTTCGTCGCCGCGGGCGTGGGTGTATATTCGGTCGCCATGTTCCACCTGTTCACGCATGCGTTTTTCAAAGCCATGCTGTTTTTGGGGGCGGGATCTGTGATCCATGCGATGCATCATGAACAAGACATGCGCAATTATGGCGGTTTGCGGAAAAAAATCCCTTATACATTTGCGGCTATGATGATTGGAACTTTGGCCATTACCGGTGTTGGTATCCCTCTCACGCATATTGGTTTTGCCGGATTTTTATCAAAGGATGCTGTGATTGAAAGTGCTTGGGCAGGAACCTCGGGTGGCTATGCGTTTTGGATGCTGGTTTTCGCCGCTATGCTGACATCTTTTTACAGCTGGCGTTTGATTTTTCTAACCTTTTACGGTGAGGCGCGCGGTGATCACCATACGCATGAGCACGCGCATGAAAGCCCCAAAGTCATGTTGATACCCTTAGGTGTTCTCGCGCTTGGCGCGGTGTTCAGCGGCATGGTGTGGTATAGCAGCTTCTTTGGCGATCATGCCTCTGTGAATAGGTTTTTTGGCATTCCCGAACATCATGTGTCAGAGAAAGACCATGGGCATGATGTGGGCCATGATCAGGGCGATGGGGCGCAGGCTGACAAAGCCGATACGCATGCGAAAAAAGCCGACGGACACGCGGTACAGGCGCAAGCACCAATAGGCGCGATTTATATAAGAGCTGATAATCACGTAATGGATGAGGCGCATCATGCCCCGGTCTGGGTGAAAATCAGCCCGTTTATTGCGATGCTTATTGGTTTTGTAACAGCGCTTTGGTTTTACATTTGGGATCCGGCGATGCCCGCGCGCCTCGCGGCAAACCAGCGCCCTCTTTACCTATTCTTGCTCAACAAGTGGTATTTTGATGAAATCTACGATGTGCTTTTTGTAAAACCAGCCAAAGCTCTTGGGCGTTTGCTCTGGAAGCGGGGCGATGGCAAAATCATTGATGGCACGCTCAATGGTATCGCGCTTGGGTTTATTCCGATGGTGACGCGTTTGGCGGGGCGGGCGCAGTCCGGGTTTATCTTCACCTATGCCTTTGCGATGGTGATCGGAATTGTAGTGCTTGTCACTTGGATGAGCTTTACCGGAGGAGGCAACTGA
- a CDS encoding NADH-quinone oxidoreductase subunit M translates to MDTLLLSIVTFVPAMAALILLVVARGEDAAAGLVAKRFALVATTATFIISLFILWQFDPSDTGFQMVEEADWLLGLKYKLGVDGISILFVMLTTFMMPLVIAASWGVNTRVKEYMIAFLLLETLMLGVFMALDLVLFYLFFEAGLIPMFLIIGIWGGKERIYASFKFFLYTFLGSVLMLVAMVAMFAEAGTTDIPTLMIHEFDFADMKILGLHIVGGMQTLLFLAFFASFAVKMPMWPVHTWLPDAHVQAPTAGSVVLAAILLKMGGYGFLRFSLPMFPVGSDVMAPVVLWMSAIAIFYTSLVALMQEDMKKLIAYSSVAHMGYVTMGIFAANQQGIDGAIFQMLSHGFISGALFLCVGVIYDRMHTREIDAYGGLVNRMPAYALIFMLFTMANVGLPGTSGFVGEFLTLVGIFQVNTWVALVATAGVILSASYALWLYRRVVMGDLIKESLRTISDMSRRERAIFAPLVVMTLLLGVYPALILDLIGPSVEALVLNYEMALGIAETSTQLAASH, encoded by the coding sequence ATGGATACTTTGCTATTGTCCATTGTAACCTTTGTACCGGCTATGGCGGCTTTGATCCTTTTGGTTGTTGCGCGCGGCGAAGATGCCGCGGCCGGTTTGGTTGCCAAGCGCTTTGCGTTGGTCGCAACAACCGCAACATTTATCATTTCGCTGTTCATTTTATGGCAGTTTGATCCGTCTGATACGGGATTTCAAATGGTGGAAGAGGCCGATTGGCTTTTGGGTTTGAAGTATAAGCTGGGTGTGGACGGGATCAGCATTCTATTTGTCATGCTAACAACATTCATGATGCCCTTGGTGATTGCCGCATCCTGGGGTGTGAACACGCGCGTCAAAGAATATATGATCGCGTTTTTGCTTTTGGAAACGTTGATGCTGGGCGTGTTTATGGCGCTTGATCTGGTGCTGTTCTACCTGTTTTTTGAAGCGGGTTTGATCCCGATGTTCTTGATCATTGGGATCTGGGGTGGAAAAGAGCGGATCTATGCCTCGTTTAAGTTCTTTCTCTACACGTTTTTAGGATCCGTTTTGATGTTGGTTGCCATGGTGGCGATGTTTGCCGAAGCGGGCACCACAGATATTCCAACTTTGATGATCCATGAGTTTGATTTTGCCGATATGAAGATATTGGGTCTTCATATCGTGGGTGGAATGCAAACCTTGCTGTTTTTAGCGTTTTTTGCCAGCTTCGCCGTAAAAATGCCGATGTGGCCTGTGCACACCTGGCTGCCCGATGCACATGTGCAGGCACCCACGGCCGGTTCCGTTGTATTGGCGGCTATCCTTTTGAAAATGGGGGGATATGGGTTCTTGCGCTTTAGCTTGCCGATGTTTCCCGTCGGGTCAGACGTGATGGCGCCGGTGGTGTTGTGGATGTCGGCGATCGCTATTTTCTATACGTCTTTGGTGGCACTGATGCAGGAAGATATGAAAAAGCTTATCGCTTATTCTTCGGTTGCGCATATGGGGTATGTGACAATGGGGATATTTGCGGCCAATCAACAAGGGATTGACGGCGCCATTTTTCAAATGCTGAGCCATGGCTTCATATCAGGAGCGCTGTTTCTCTGCGTTGGCGTTATTTACGACCGTATGCACACGCGCGAGATCGATGCGTATGGCGGTTTGGTGAACCGTATGCCCGCCTATGCACTTATTTTCATGCTGTTCACAATGGCCAATGTGGGCCTTCCGGGCACGTCGGGTTTTGTGGGTGAATTCTTAACGCTTGTCGGCATATTCCAGGTCAATACCTGGGTGGCTTTGGTTGCAACGGCCGGGGTAATTCTATCCGCCTCATACGCGCTTTGGCTCTATCGCCGCGTGGTTATGGGGGATCTGATCAAAGAGAGCCTGCGCACAATATCTGACATGAGCCGGCGCGAGCGGGCGATCTTTGCACCATTGGTGGTGATGACCTTATTGCTGGGTGTGTATCCGGCATTGATATTGGATCTCATCGGCCCCTCTGTCGAGGCCTTGGTGCTGAATTATGAAATGGCTTTGGGGATCGCTGAGACCAGCACCCAATTGGCCGCATCGCATTAA
- the nuoN gene encoding NADH-quinone oxidoreductase subunit NuoN, translated as MIQADLNIILPEVFLSVFAMLALVGSVYTSKDRLGPLLVWLTAAIMALVALAIATTGSGETQVAFGGMFVDDGFARFAKVTILFSAAAVLVMSEDYMSRNGLLRFEYPLLVVFAVVGMMVMVSAGDLMALYMGLELQSLALYVIASLRRDSLKSTEAGLKYFVLGALSSGLLLYGASLCYGYSGTTLFTGIVAATAESDISVGLLLGLVMISAGLAFKVSAVPFHMWTPDVYEGAPTPVTAFFATAPKVAAIGLFARVLHDAFGNVVGDWQQIIAVLSLLSMFLGAFAAIGQTNIKRLMAYSSIAHMGYALMGLAAGTAFGLQALLIYMAIYVTMNIGTFAFILSMQKDGKPVTDIASLNMLSRSQPGKALAMLVLLFSLAGVPPMVGFFGKLYVLRAAFDAGLAWLAIAGVIASVIGAFYYLRIVFYMYFGEEQEIGLDVSKSPVMASVLMASAIIMVVGVANLFGLEGLAAAAAQTLVQ; from the coding sequence ATGATCCAAGCTGATCTGAACATTATTCTGCCCGAGGTTTTTCTATCGGTTTTTGCGATGCTTGCTTTGGTGGGAAGTGTCTATACGAGTAAAGACCGCTTGGGCCCGCTTTTGGTCTGGCTCACCGCGGCTATTATGGCTTTGGTTGCATTGGCCATTGCAACCACTGGCTCCGGCGAAACGCAGGTTGCATTTGGCGGTATGTTTGTAGATGACGGCTTTGCCCGTTTCGCAAAAGTGACTATTTTGTTCTCAGCGGCAGCGGTGCTGGTGATGAGCGAAGATTACATGTCTCGCAATGGGTTGTTGCGCTTTGAATATCCACTTTTGGTTGTTTTCGCGGTTGTCGGGATGATGGTGATGGTCTCGGCGGGTGATCTTATGGCGCTTTATATGGGGCTTGAGCTACAATCTTTAGCGCTTTACGTGATCGCCTCGCTGCGCCGCGATAGTTTGAAATCGACTGAGGCCGGCCTGAAATATTTTGTGCTTGGCGCTTTGTCATCTGGGCTTTTGCTGTATGGTGCGTCGCTCTGCTATGGCTATTCGGGCACAACCTTGTTCACGGGCATTGTTGCCGCGACAGCAGAGAGCGACATTTCTGTTGGCTTGTTGCTTGGCTTGGTGATGATCAGCGCGGGTTTGGCGTTCAAAGTTTCCGCCGTGCCGTTTCATATGTGGACACCTGACGTTTATGAAGGTGCTCCTACACCGGTGACGGCATTTTTTGCTACGGCGCCGAAAGTGGCCGCGATTGGTTTGTTTGCGCGCGTGCTGCATGATGCCTTTGGAAATGTTGTCGGAGATTGGCAACAGATCATCGCTGTTTTATCGTTGCTTTCGATGTTTTTGGGTGCGTTTGCGGCGATTGGGCAAACAAACATCAAGCGTTTGATGGCCTATTCCTCGATTGCTCATATGGGGTATGCGCTTATGGGGTTGGCTGCGGGCACGGCTTTTGGATTGCAAGCCTTGCTCATTTACATGGCCATTTACGTCACGATGAATATTGGAACTTTCGCGTTTATTCTTTCGATGCAAAAAGATGGAAAACCGGTCACGGATATTGCGTCTTTGAACATGTTATCGCGCAGCCAGCCTGGTAAAGCCTTGGCTATGCTGGTGCTGTTGTTTAGCTTGGCCGGCGTGCCTCCTATGGTCGGGTTTTTTGGAAAATTATATGTGCTGCGCGCCGCTTTTGACGCGGGTTTGGCTTGGCTCGCGATCGCTGGCGTTATCGCGTCTGTGATCGGGGCCTTTTATTATTTGCGGATCGTGTTCTATATGTATTTTGGCGAGGAGCAGGAAATTGGTCTTGATGTTTCAAAATCTCCAGTCATGGCCTCGGTTTTAATGGCCTCTGCAATCATTATGGTGGTTGGCGTTGCCAACCTGTTTGGTTTGGAAGGCCTGGCAGCTGCAGCGGCCCAGACCCTTGTGCAATAA
- a CDS encoding biotin--[acetyl-CoA-carboxylase] ligase, whose product MCNNLPAGYEIREYEEISSTNAEALRCAGRIEKPTWFFAHKQTAGRGRGGKAWVDPVGNFAATVLVFPQGKIQDVALRSFVAGLAVHDALVEVSFGADEFSLKWPNDVLLQGKKLAGILLETSIDEGGRRALAIGVGVNLNQAPAQTDLQLGALDAVGLFSALNLKITPLSFLKILAQRFDDWETRFLKQGFEPIRVAWLARAARLGEVITARVGGEDITGRFDRIDDSGHLQLQTPSGARSIAAAEIYFRGT is encoded by the coding sequence TTGTGCAATAATCTGCCCGCAGGGTATGAGATTCGGGAATATGAGGAAATCTCTAGCACCAATGCTGAGGCATTGCGCTGCGCTGGCCGGATAGAAAAACCCACTTGGTTTTTTGCCCATAAGCAAACCGCAGGCCGCGGCCGGGGTGGAAAAGCCTGGGTAGATCCGGTTGGAAATTTTGCAGCGACAGTGCTGGTATTTCCTCAAGGAAAAATTCAAGACGTTGCCTTGCGCTCTTTCGTGGCGGGCTTGGCGGTGCATGATGCTTTGGTTGAGGTCAGTTTTGGTGCTGATGAATTTTCCTTAAAATGGCCAAATGATGTGTTGTTACAGGGCAAAAAATTGGCGGGAATTTTGCTGGAAACCAGCATTGATGAAGGCGGTCGCCGCGCGCTTGCGATTGGGGTTGGGGTGAATTTAAACCAAGCGCCCGCGCAAACAGATTTGCAACTTGGCGCGCTGGATGCGGTCGGTTTATTCTCTGCGCTGAACCTGAAAATTACACCCCTTAGCTTTTTAAAGATATTGGCGCAGCGCTTTGATGATTGGGAAACCCGGTTTTTAAAACAAGGCTTTGAGCCGATACGCGTGGCGTGGCTTGCACGGGCGGCGCGCCTTGGCGAGGTTATTACCGCGCGCGTGGGTGGCGAAGACATAACCGGACGATTTGACAGGATTGATGATTCAGGGCATTTGCAGTTGCAGACACCATCCGGCGCGCGTTCTATCGCCGCCGCTGAAATCTATTTTAGAGGAACGTAG
- a CDS encoding type III pantothenate kinase, translating into MLLAVDCGNTNTVFSIWDGESFIATWRASTETQRTADQYFVWLSTLMSLQKIKADITEMIISSTVPRVVFNLRVLADRYFNTRPYVVGKPDCLLPVNIRVDRGTAVGPDRLVNTVAGFDLYGGDLIIVDFGTATTFDVVDGDGAYIGGAIAPGVNLSLSALHQEAAALPHVDIAKPKAVIGKNTVACMQSGVFWGYIGLVREICKRIKAEHARPMQVISTGGLAPLFQTADTLFDHYEDDLTMHGLQVIHAHNKNG; encoded by the coding sequence ATGTTACTTGCGGTGGATTGCGGCAATACCAATACGGTTTTTTCAATTTGGGATGGCGAAAGCTTTATCGCCACTTGGCGTGCTTCGACAGAAACGCAAAGAACCGCCGATCAATATTTTGTCTGGTTATCAACGCTGATGTCGTTGCAGAAAATCAAAGCGGACATCACAGAGATGATTATTTCGTCAACGGTGCCGCGCGTGGTATTTAATTTGCGCGTCTTGGCAGATAGATATTTCAACACTCGGCCATATGTGGTGGGAAAGCCTGATTGCCTATTGCCCGTAAACATCCGCGTCGATCGTGGCACTGCGGTGGGTCCGGATCGGTTGGTCAATACTGTTGCGGGATTTGATTTATATGGCGGCGACCTGATCATTGTAGATTTTGGCACCGCCACCACATTTGATGTTGTGGATGGTGACGGGGCTTATATCGGTGGTGCAATTGCACCAGGGGTAAACCTGTCACTCTCGGCGCTCCACCAAGAAGCTGCGGCGCTTCCGCATGTTGATATTGCCAAGCCGAAAGCGGTGATTGGTAAGAATACGGTCGCCTGTATGCAATCGGGAGTATTTTGGGGGTATATTGGTTTGGTGCGAGAAATCTGCAAACGGATCAAAGCTGAACATGCGCGCCCAATGCAGGTTATTTCCACCGGTGGTCTTGCGCCATTGTTTCAGACGGCAGATACGCTATTTGACCATTACGAAGATGATTTAACAATGCATGGCTTACAGGTTATCCATGCCCATAATAAAAACGGATAG